From the genome of Vicia villosa cultivar HV-30 ecotype Madison, WI linkage group LG2, Vvil1.0, whole genome shotgun sequence, one region includes:
- the LOC131648501 gene encoding uncharacterized protein LOC131648501: MKLKDIKEEVQKKSNVGVNKTKTIRARFVARDMVDGSFLGDCIRIYDYCHELLRSNPGSSVKLNVQPTQEAIGRDINDQMLPIAFAVVESENKDNWTWFLELFIDDLGGREECLTYIFIFDQQKSYHVIILMTYRLLHAIDELVPRVEQSVILESRAKPLITMMEEIWIYMMERWATNRLRFQKLAYVEVLPNIRRKIEKTSPYTNLWLARMFDEHIFEVRHLENSTEKFIVNLKSRNHKVDYYIPEYYMKSRYMEAYKPVILPVNGSNLGVRIEYPDVLPLKYRKIPERPKKRRNLEQSEIDGSDRKMRRNGFNVKCSRCKKEGHNKLICKVPTQASQQVPSQTSQQVPSQTSQQTSQQAPNQVTQKSKQVTQQSKKLLVRRSTTPFIPPGPTTRLNVAKTIGGPTPRRTTLIKRSTPIRKILFSVRAVD; encoded by the exons ATGAAGCTTAAGGACATAAAGGAAGAGGTACAAAAGAAGTCAAATGTGGGGGTCAATAAGACCAAAACCATAAGAGCTAGGTTTGTAGCTAGAGACATGGTTGATGGGTCTTTCTTAGGGGATTGTATAAGGATTTATGACTATTGCCATGAGTTATTAAGATCAAACCCAGGGTCAAGTGTAAAACTGAATGTTCAACCTACACAAGAAG CCATAGGTAGAGATATTAATGATCAAATGCTACCAATAGCATTTGCAGTAGTGGAGAGTGAAAACAAGGATAATTGGACATGGTTCTTGGAGTTGTTTATTGATGACCTCGGTGGAAGAGAAGAGTGCCtcacatacatttttatttttgatcaaCAAAAG AGTTATCATGTTATAATTTTGATGACTTATCGGTTATTGCATGCAATAGATGAATTGGTGCCTAGAGTTGAACAAAG TGTTATCCTGGAGTCTAGGGCCAAGCCATTGATAACCATGATGGAAGAAATATGGATATACATGATGGAGAGATGGGCTACAAATAGATTGAGGTTTCAAAAATTGGCATATGTTGAAGTTTTACCAAACATTAGAAGGAAAATTGAGAAAACAAGTCCATACACAAACTTATGGCTTGCCAG GATGTTTGATGAGCATATCTTTGAAGTGAGGCATCTAGAAAACTCTACAGAAAAATTTATAGTCAACTTGAAG AGTAGGAACCATAAGGTTGATTACTATATCCCTGAGTATTATATGAAATCAAGATATATGGAAGCTTACAAACCTGTAATTCTTCCTGTTAATGGCTCTAATCTAGGGGTAAGAATAGAGTATCCTGATGTTCTGCCCCTAAAGTATAGGAAAATTCCTGAAAGGCCAAAAAAGAGGAGGAATTTAGAGCAAAGTGAGATTGATGGCTCTGATAGAAAGATGAGAAGAAATGGATTCAATGTCAAGTGTAGTAGATGTAAGAAAGAAGGTCACAACAAGCTTATTTGCAAG GTTCCTACTCAAGCATCCCAACAAGTTCCTAGTCAAACATCCCAACAAGTTCCTAGTCAAACATCCCAACAAACATCACAACAAGCACCCAACCAAGTGACTCAAAAATCCAAGCAAGTGACTCAACAATCCAAGAAGTTACTAGTCAGAAGATCAACTACACCTTTTATACCACCTGGTCCAACAACTAGGTTAAATGTAGCCAAAACTATTGGTGGTCCAACACCAAGAAGGACAACACTTATTAAGAGATCCACACCAATTCGGAAAATTTTGTTTAGTGTTAGAGCCGTTGATTAG
- the LOC131648929 gene encoding SAC3 family protein A-like, translating into MANEGTHTETLAPVESHLFENRLVDASQHQTASYAPTTSGPEAVSWTVQNSTANGVYPNPTYQYDQHPQPPGRSVQDGQSVSTVAGNTSNLGTANAPQDYNAYTSYANSSNPYGYGSSTGYSGYYNSYQQPQPNHAYSQPVGAYQNTGAPYQPISSFQSTGSYAGSATYSSTYYNPADYQTTGGYQNSNGYANQAPVWNNGSYSSYSSHPYTSYAPDSNSSYSSGAATTSGQYQQQYTQWADYYSQTEVSCAPGTENLSVPSSSTLGCPVSAATSGYATPNNQTPQSYPQYWGQESSTPAVPSFQPAAVNSGEYDGYWKHGAQTSSQIHQTSSQIHQTNPIQPNYQSHLDLNSSYDKFQDQQKTVSSQGTNLYLPPPPPLPPPQQVNLAPLQSAPSLDTKQVSKFQIPTNPRIASNLAFEQSKTEKDSSTSSAAMKPAYIAVSMTKPTEKVSSNDAANSILKPGMFPKSLRGYVERALARCKDDKQMAACQAVMKEMITRATADCTLCTRNWDMEPLFPMPDADAVNTDNSLSSTHGFVLQKSKKSPRRSKSRWEPLPEEKPVNHPAPISNDTVKYSSWVPNEKDRKVVVENKESKEDSWRNTKFSPLLQRISSKAPQRPFKKQRLADVSIAHENGNASSDSDKEQSLAANYSAVNGTPEELKRREIRSKRFDLGQAQRTENNQSRKKNARAGNLYNRRASALVLSKSFDDGVSKAVEDIDWDALTVKGTCQEIEKKYLRLTSAPDPATVRPEEILEKALLMVQNSQRNYLYKCDQLKSIRQDLTVQRIHNQLTVKVYETHARLALEVGDLPEYNQCQSQLKALYAEGIEGSYMEFAAYNLLCVIMHSNNYRELLSSMARLSVDSKKDEAVKHALAVRAAVTSGNYVAFFRLYKAAPNLNTCLMDLYVEKMRYKAVTCMCRSYRPTLPVSYVSQILGFSTAVPSNEANNEKEAAALEDCLEWLKAHGASIIADNNGDMMLDTKVSSTSLFVPEPEDAVAHGDAYLDVNDFLAKAPL; encoded by the exons ATGGCTAACGAAGGTACTCATACTGAGACCTTAGCTCCGGTGGAGTCGCATCTGTTCGAG AATCGGCTTGTTGATGCTAGCCAACATCAGACAGCTTCATATGCTCCCACAACATCTGGGCCTGAAGCTGTATCATGGACTGTTCAGAACTCCACGGCGAATGGAGTTTATCCTAATCCAACATACCAGTATGATCAGCATCCGCAGCCACCTGGAAGAAGCGTTCAAGATGGTCAAAGTGTATCAACAGTTGCTGGTAATACATCAAATTTGGGAACAGCTAATGCACCACAAGATTACAATGCATACacatcatatgcaaattcttcTAATCCATATGGTTATGGCAGCAGTACGGGATACTCAGGCTACTATAACAGCTATCAGCAGCCGCAACCTAATCATGCTTATTCACAGCCTGTAGGAGCATATCAAAATACAGGTGCTCCTTATCAGCCTATTTCTTCCTTTCAGAGTACTGGGTCTTATGCTGGATCCGCAACTTATTCAAGCACTTATTACAATCCTGCTGATTATCAGACTACTGGAGGTTACCAAAACAGCAATGGATACGCAAATCAAGCGCCGGTGTGGAACAATGGCAGTTATTCAAGTTACTCCTCTCATCCATATACAAGTTACGCCCCAGATTCCAATAGCTCTTATAGTTCTGGTGCTGCAACAACTTCGGGGCAGTATCAGCAACAATACACACAATGGGCAGACTATTACAGCCAAACAGAAGTCAGTTGTGCCCCAGGGACAGAGAACTTGTCTGTCCCAAGTTCATCTACTTTGGGATGTCCTGTTTCTGCAGCTACTAGTGGCTATGCAACTCCAAATAACCAGACTCCACAATCATATCCACAATATTGGGGGCAAGAGTCCAGCACTCCTGCTGTGCCTTCTTTTCAG CCTGCTGCAGTAAATAGTGGTGAATATGACGGTTACTGGAAACATGGCGCCCAAACTAGTTCTCAAATTCACCAAACTAGTTCTCAAATTCACCAAACTAATCCTATTCAACCAAACTATCAAAGTCATTTGGATTTAAATTCTTCTTATGATAAATTTCAGGATCAACAGAAGACAGTATCTTCTCAAGGAACCAATTTGTACTTGCCTCCTCCTCCCCCTCTCCCTCCCCCTCAACAGGTTAATCTGGCGCCCTTACAAAGTGCTCCTTCTTTGGATACAAAACAAGTAAGCAAGTTTCAGATTCCAACAAATCCTCGAATTGCTTCAAATTTGGCCTTTGAACAGTCTAAGACTGAGAAAGATAGCTCCACATCCAGCGCAGCAATGAAACCTGCTTATATTGCTGTTTCTATGACAAAACCAACTGAGAAAGTATCATCCAATGACGCTGCTAATTCTATACTTAAG CCCGGTATGTTTCCCAAGTCTCTGCGCGGCTATGTTGAAAGAGCCTTGGCTCGTTGTAAAGATGATAAACAAATGGCAGCATGCCAGGCTGTCATGAAAGAG ATGATCACTAGGGCTACAGCTGATTGTACCCTATGCACACGAAATTGGGATATGGAACCACTTTTCCCAATGCCAGATGCAGATGCAGTCAATACAGA TAATTCACTGTCTTCCACCCATGGTTTTGTAttgcaaaaatctaaaaaaagtcCTAGACGGTCTAAAAGTAGATGGGAGCCATTACCAGAGGAGAAGCCGGTCAACCATCCAGCGCCAATAAGTAATGATACTGTAAAATACAGTAGTTGGGTACCTAATGAAAAGGATAGGAAG GTGGTAGTTGAAAACAAAGAGAGCAAGGAAGACAGTTGGAGGAATACAAAATTTTCTCCATTATTGCAGAGAATATCAAGTAAGGCTCCCCAAAGGCCATTTAAGAAGCAGCGTCTTGCCGATGTTTCTATTGCTCATGAAAATGGTAATGCATCTAGTGATAGTGACAAGGAACAAAGTTTGGCAGCAAATTATTCTGCTGTTAATGGTACACCCGAGGAATTGAAAAGACGTGAGATTCGTTCTAAGCGATTTGACTTAGGGCAAGCACAACGAACAGAAAATAACCAGTCGAGGAAAAAAAATGCTAGAGCTGGAAACTTGTACAATAGAAGGGCTAGTGCTCTGGTGCTTAGCAAAAGCTTTGATGATGGTGTCAGCAAGGCTGTTGAGGATATTGACTGGGATGCTCTTACTGTAAAGGGTACTTGCCAGGAAATTGAAAAGAAATACCTGCGCCTAACATCTGCACCAGATCCCGCCACT GTAAGACCTGAAGAGATTCTTGAAAAAGCACTATTAATGGTTCAAAATTCCCAAAGGAATTACCTTTATAAATGTGACCAGTTAAAGTCTATTCGCCAAGACCTAACTGTGCAAAGAATACACAATCAACTAACAGTCAAG GTGTATGAAACTCACGCCCGATTGGCGCTGGAAGTTGGGGACCTGCCTGAATATAATCAG TGTCAGTCCCAGCTAAAGGCTCTTTATGCTGAAGGAATTGAGGGGTCGTATATGGAATTTGCTGCTTACAACTTGCTTTGTGTTATTATGCATTCAAATAATTACAGAGAGCTCCTGTCATCAATGGCAAG GTTATCTGTAGATTCAAAGAAGGATGAAGCTGTAAAACATGCCCTGGCAGTTCGTGCAGCTGTAACTTCGGGAAATTATGTTGCATTCTTTAGATTGTACAAAGCAGCTCCTAACCTAAACACATGCCTTATGG ATCTATATGTTGAAAAGATGCGGTATAAAGCCGTGACCTGCATGTGCCGATCATATCGGCCAACCTTACCCGTTTCTTACGTCTCTCAGATTCTTGGATTCTCAACTGCCGTTCCCTCAAATGAAGCAAACAATGAGAAAGAGGCTGCCGCTTTGGAAGACTGTTTAGAATGGTTGAAAGCGCATGGTGCCAGTATAATAGCTGATAACAACGGAGACATGATGCTTGATACAAAA